The window CTGGGCCTGGGCCGCCTGCTTGAGATTCTGGGCGATCTCCGGGGCCTTTTGCTGCATCTGGGCCAGAGCCACATCGGCCATGCGGGCCATCTGGCGCTGGGCATCCTCCTGTAGATTGGCCGCATTGGCCTCCTGACGTAGCGCGGCCTGCAGCGATTCCATCTGCTGGGCATTTTCAGCCGTCTCCGCCTGCAAAGCTTGGGCCGCTTCGGCCACCTCTGCCACCGGCTTGCTAGCCTCAGCCTCGGCGGCCGCAGCTTGCGTGGCCTCCTGGGTCGCCTTTAAATCTTGGGCCACAGCTTTCATCATGTCACTCACGTCAGGCGTCATCAGGGCCAAGGTTTCCCGGGCTCCTGCCGTCTGCGCCGCAAGCTGCTGGGAAAATTGCGATACTTTTTGTTCAGCCTCGGCAGAGGCGCGCTGCGCAGCCTCCAGGTTCAACGGTTGGTTAGGCTGCTGGGCGGCCTGACGGGCGAGTGCCTGAAGCTGGTCGGCCGCCTGTCGGCTGGCGTCGGAGGCTTGCTGGGCCGTAGCTGCCATTTGCTGATCCGGCACTTTCAGACGGCGCAGCATGTCAGGCACCTGCCGGAGGGCCTCACTGGCGGCACTGGCCTGTTCAGTGGCATGGGCCGGGCTAATCGCTTGAGTTGGGTCCGGATTGGCCGCTGCTTCCGAGATGGCCTCCACGGCGGTTTGAGTCAGGGCATCGGCCTCCAGCATGCGGGTGAGTTGGGTCAACTGATCCGCCTTCTGTTGGGTGGCCGCGATGGCCATCGCCTCTTTCGGCAGCGCTGCCGCCTCACGGGCCAGTTGACCCGCAGCACGGCTGGCGCGATTGGCATCCAGCGCTGCATCGGTGTTCGTTCGCTGGTTCTGCTCGCGCAAAACAGCTTGGTCCTCCAGTTGCTTGGCCGCCTGCGCCAGCTCCTTTTCAGCCCGCTGGGCTGCGGTCTCATTTTCCTTGTTCAGCTTTTGACGGCCCTTGGGATCCTTGGCCTCAGCCGCAGCCTGGGAGAGCGCATCGCGGGCCTCATTCAGGGCGATGATGGCCGGATTTTCCTGCCGCGCGAGCTGTTCACGCAATTGGTTAGCTTTGTTGCCTGCATTCTCCGCCAGGGCGCGCATGGCCTCGGCAGCCCGGCTGAGCCGCTGACGGTGATTGTCAGCCGCCCCGTAAAGATGTTCGGGACTTTTCGTCTGGTCGGGCTTGTCCAGACTGGCCGCAAGGTCACCTGCCGTTTCTGTGAGCTGCTTGCGCATGTCTTCCACCTGCTTCTGCTGGCCGCCATCCAGCACAGGTTTCAGAGATTCCATTTCCTGGCGCAGGCCTTCACTCGCGGCGATGGCCGCCCGCTGCTGCTCCTGCCATTTGGGGCGCTGGCTGCTGTCACGGTTGGCATTGAGGGATTGCTCCGTCAGCAGGGCCTCCTGGCGGCTGAGCTGCTGCGCGGCCTGGGCCACGATCTTCGCATTGTCCTCGGTGGCAAAAGCACGGGCCGCCTGCGCGATGGAGTCCGCATCTGCACCGGCTTCACTGGCGGCACGGCGCAGCCCCTCGGTGCTTTCCATCTCCTTTTCCGTGAGGTTTTTCATCTGCGGCAGCGATTCATTGCGCAAGTGCGCCAAGCGCTCCCCCAGCACCTGCACCTCCATGCTGTCCAGATGCGTGGGGGCAGATTGCGCCGCCTGCTTGAGTTGGGTCCACAGGTCTTCGGCCCGGTCCGTCACCTGCTGTAGTTCCGCCTGGGCGCGGGCCACTGTAGATTCGGGCGCTTCACCCGCTTTTTTTCGGGCCGTTTTCTGCACCTGTTCCATCGCCTTGCGCAGCTCGCGTGTCTGTTCAGAAAGGGTCGTCGCTTGCTGGGCCACACGCCGCATCTCCTGGGCCCACTGCCGCTGCTGCGGGTCCACCGTTTGTTCCAGAATGATCACGCGAACGACAGGCGACTCAGCCGTCAGTCCCTTTAGGTCCGTCGCCACCAGCTTGATCAAAAGCGCATCCCCCGGCTTCACCTGTAGCGGGGCCAGAGGCAGTACCGTTTGCAGCTCGCTCTCCTTGCCCGGCTTGCTCACCAGCAGCTTTTGCTGCCAGTCCGCCCCATTCACCGCATGCGCCAGATGCACCGTGGCTAGGCCCACATCATCGCTGGCCAGCCCTTGCACACGCACCGTCTCATCGGCCATGAGAGAGATCTGCTCCTGCGGTTCCAGGGTCTGCACCACAGGCGGCAGGTCAGGAATCGTCAAGATCTGCCAGGGGGAGCTTTCTTCATTGGTGAAGCCCGTCTCCGCCGAGGTGAGTGCGCTGCGCCAGGATTCATGCTCAGGGCGGATGGGCAGTTCTCCGGTGAGAAAACCATCCGCAGTCTCCGTCATCGCCACCGCCTCCGGGTGGTCGGCATGATCGGGATTGATGAGCAGCCAGGCCTTGGACACCTTTTGGTTAGGCTTCAGCCTCAGCTTGACCGTGCTACCGTCCAGGGCCTCCACATCGCCCCGCTCCTCAGTCAGCGTCACTTCTGGCAAGCCTGAATAAGCCGGAGGCACCAGCGTTTTCACAAACTCCGTCACCCGTGGACGTGGGCGCGCCGAAAGCGTGAACCACGAGGAAATGGCATCGCCGGCCAGCACCCGATAGCGCAGGTCGCCCTGGCCGATCGCCACCATCCCGGAATAGCGCGTGTCATGGCTGCGCAGCATTTCCACGCGGCGCACTGGGCTGCCTGCCGTCTCTGTTTCAATGACCACGGAACCCGGCTGTGGCCCCTCAATGCCCGCCAGGATCTCCAGCTCCGAGGCAAACGGCACCAGCG is drawn from Prosthecobacter algae and contains these coding sequences:
- a CDS encoding DUF4175 family protein, producing the protein MNLSLRPATAQALQAFRARRQRLLILRAALAVLAVALGCWTAIALLDRAWFMPEVLRPWLTVAAYSVAAFIAWRVALRHLALGRDVAGTARLLESVSPELRERLLAAVELAEGQGGGSVEFRSQLQDEVAAQMEKLDLRTVLPLRSLKPWFAGVCVAMVLVVGLSCIPSLHLPGFLARAAIPFANLQRPSSVKISIIEPNPASTLVPFASELEILAGIEGPQPGSVVIETETAGSPVRRVEMLRSHDTRYSGMVAIGQGDLRYRVLAGDAISSWFTLSARPRPRVTEFVKTLVPPAYSGLPEVTLTEERGDVEALDGSTVKLRLKPNQKVSKAWLLINPDHADHPEAVAMTETADGFLTGELPIRPEHESWRSALTSAETGFTNEESSPWQILTIPDLPPVVQTLEPQEQISLMADETVRVQGLASDDVGLATVHLAHAVNGADWQQKLLVSKPGKESELQTVLPLAPLQVKPGDALLIKLVATDLKGLTAESPVVRVIILEQTVDPQQRQWAQEMRRVAQQATTLSEQTRELRKAMEQVQKTARKKAGEAPESTVARAQAELQQVTDRAEDLWTQLKQAAQSAPTHLDSMEVQVLGERLAHLRNESLPQMKNLTEKEMESTEGLRRAASEAGADADSIAQAARAFATEDNAKIVAQAAQQLSRQEALLTEQSLNANRDSSQRPKWQEQQRAAIAASEGLRQEMESLKPVLDGGQQKQVEDMRKQLTETAGDLAASLDKPDQTKSPEHLYGAADNHRQRLSRAAEAMRALAENAGNKANQLREQLARQENPAIIALNEARDALSQAAAEAKDPKGRQKLNKENETAAQRAEKELAQAAKQLEDQAVLREQNQRTNTDAALDANRASRAAGQLAREAAALPKEAMAIAATQQKADQLTQLTRMLEADALTQTAVEAISEAAANPDPTQAISPAHATEQASAASEALRQVPDMLRRLKVPDQQMAATAQQASDASRQAADQLQALARQAAQQPNQPLNLEAAQRASAEAEQKVSQFSQQLAAQTAGARETLALMTPDVSDMMKAVAQDLKATQEATQAAAAEAEASKPVAEVAEAAQALQAETAENAQQMESLQAALRQEANAANLQEDAQRQMARMADVALAQMQQKAPEIAQNLKQAAQAQQSQPQAQNLNQAAKAQQQTAQALDQLAQNMAKAEDGQELTEQELAAMQGMEKDLGVQESLEEAYKRAQELAEMAQDASQNPAAVLAELEKELPKNPAMQKSLAELSKQAALTSEQAVAAEAQQPSNIGLAAEKAAHDLARVSRHQQRLGQKEAAQQAAQASNQLQQQAQVAKGQPGQPQKPIGAEAQATAAQAAKAAEATATATPPPSSANPFQDIQGALLAQALDQLDQTLNPQQGQAGQPQESQSGQQQQPGGNQQQKAQQSLADAQQSQQQSMANQRNQGQTPGSQQPGQQQAQNQNKPNQNDPAQPSDSEGGNQSMKVVEGVLGPDAILVNGDWGHLPSKMAADLSEATRSEAAPEYRAAIESYYKAIATKAKK